In Acidimicrobiales bacterium, a genomic segment contains:
- a CDS encoding CoA transferase, translated as MPATSATGPLSGVKIVELGVWVAGPAAGGILSDWGADVVKIEPPRGDPARTFRRMLGGHLPTNPVFELDNRSKRSIAIDLSTEAGRQVAVELIEGADVFLSNVRMSALERAGLGESALRARNPRLVYAIVTGYGLDGPDADKPAYDIAAYWARSGLADALTPPGGALPFQRGGMGDHSVGMTAAGMVSAALFARERTGQGDLVSTSLLRQGAYTIGFDVNISLMWGLPVRVGTRDTMGNPTVNNYTAGDGRRFWIVGLEGERHWPPLARAVGHPEWLTDARFATPANRFRNASALIAALDEVFATRTLAQWAEVFATEPDFFWAPVQTIDELIGDPQFAAGGGFVEVGDEGGAMTMLATPADFRDNPAVPRFRAPRLGEHTVEVLGELGYGPDRIADLEAAEAVYTEYTASGPD; from the coding sequence ATGCCCGCCACGTCGGCGACAGGCCCGTTGAGCGGCGTGAAGATCGTGGAGCTGGGCGTCTGGGTGGCCGGCCCGGCAGCCGGCGGGATCCTCTCGGACTGGGGCGCCGACGTCGTCAAGATCGAACCGCCCCGAGGCGACCCGGCCCGCACCTTCCGGCGCATGCTCGGCGGCCACCTCCCGACCAATCCGGTGTTCGAGCTGGACAACCGTTCCAAGAGGAGCATCGCCATAGACCTCTCCACCGAAGCGGGACGTCAAGTGGCAGTTGAGCTGATCGAAGGCGCCGACGTGTTCCTGTCCAACGTGCGGATGTCCGCGTTGGAGCGGGCCGGGCTCGGCGAGTCGGCACTACGGGCGCGCAACCCCCGCCTGGTCTACGCCATAGTCACCGGCTACGGGCTCGACGGCCCGGACGCCGACAAACCGGCATATGACATAGCGGCATACTGGGCCCGCAGCGGGCTGGCCGACGCGTTGACACCTCCCGGCGGCGCCCTTCCCTTTCAGAGGGGCGGCATGGGCGACCACTCGGTAGGAATGACGGCTGCCGGAATGGTGAGCGCCGCCCTCTTCGCCCGGGAGCGCACCGGCCAAGGAGACCTCGTCTCGACTTCGCTGCTGCGGCAGGGTGCCTATACCATCGGCTTCGACGTCAACATCTCCCTCATGTGGGGCTTGCCGGTCCGGGTCGGCACCCGAGACACCATGGGCAACCCGACGGTTAACAACTACACCGCCGGCGATGGCCGGCGCTTCTGGATCGTCGGGTTGGAGGGCGAACGCCACTGGCCTCCCCTGGCCCGCGCTGTTGGCCATCCCGAGTGGCTGACCGACGCCCGATTTGCCACGCCGGCCAACCGCTTCCGCAACGCCTCTGCGCTCATCGCAGCACTCGACGAGGTGTTCGCCACCCGCACCCTCGCCCAGTGGGCAGAGGTCTTCGCGACAGAGCCCGACTTCTTCTGGGCTCCGGTGCAGACCATCGACGAGCTCATCGGTGATCCCCAGTTCGCAGCCGGCGGAGGGTTCGTGGAGGTCGGCGACGAAGGCGGCGCCATGACGATGTTGGCCACTCCGGCCGATTTCCGCGACAATCCTGCCGTCCCCCGATTCCGTGCCCCTCGTCTCGGTGAGCACACCGTCGA
- a CDS encoding SDR family oxidoreductase encodes VSKAAIDAMMRNAADEYGPAGVRFNSVQPGFVTTEIMESIPLDSSVFESYIVNTPLGGVSAPDDIASVVAFLLGPASGRITGQAVAVDGGHNLRSGPDFRPFTGLSPDELLARDTAK; translated from the coding sequence GTATCGAAGGCAGCCATCGACGCCATGATGCGCAACGCGGCCGACGAGTATGGCCCGGCTGGCGTACGTTTCAACTCGGTGCAGCCCGGCTTCGTGACCACGGAGATCATGGAGAGCATTCCCCTCGACAGCTCCGTCTTCGAGAGCTATATCGTCAATACACCCCTCGGGGGCGTCTCCGCTCCGGACGACATCGCGTCCGTCGTCGCCTTCCTGCTCGGACCGGCATCGGGGCGTATCACGGGCCAGGCGGTGGCCGTCGACGGAGGTCACAACCTGCGGTCCGGTCCCGACTTCCGGCCGTTCACCGGCCTTAGCCCGGACGAGCTGCTCGCCCGGGACACGGCCAAGTAG